From the Brachyspira intermedia PWS/A genome, the window ACATCAATAATCTTGGGGGCATTGTTATATGTATAAGGGGAATATTAACTGATATAGCAACATTTAATTATGCCTTTAATGAAAATACGGATAATCAATTTGGATTATGTTCAAGTTTAAAAAGAATAGATGAACTTATAATAATTGATGTAGATGAAAATGAAGCTGATATAAGAATAAAAAATAGAAATATACCAAGGACTTGGAGAGAATATTTACCTCAATTAAAATATTTTAGAGAGTTTTACATAAATCATAATTTAGATTGTATAAATAATAAAACAATAATAATAAATGATGATTTCGAGTATTTACAAAAAATGGCAAAAATAATATCTAATAAACTCTATTTTGAGGATTCTTTTAATGGATAAAGGTATTACTTTAATACTTAATCTAGTTGGTAATGCATGTAATATGAATTGTTCATACTGTTATGAACATGATACAATTAAATATGATACTATAAATAATTTAAATATAGCTAAAATAAACGATGTTAAAGAGTTTTTATCTAGCTTTATTGATTATCATCATATACATATATTATTTCATGGTGGTGAACCATTATTATATGGAAAAGATCTTATAAAAGATATTTTAAAATTTATAAAAACTAATTTTCTAAATAAATATACTATACAGATACAAACTAATGGTTTATTAATAGATGATGATTTCATTAATATTTTTCTTGATTATAATGTACAATTATCAATATCACTTGACCCTATAGGAGATATGGACTTAAGAAAAGCTAATAATTTTGAATATAGGAAAGTAGTTATTTCAAATATTTCAAAATATATAAAAAAAATAGATACTATAGGAATAGTATCTGTTGCTCACAAATATAATATAAATTATTTTAAAGAATTTATAGATGAACTAATAAATTATAAAATAAAATTTTTAACTATTAATAAGATAAGATATTCAACTCATAATACAGATTATTATATAACAGAAAAAGAATATAATAAAATGCTAAAAGAGATTTTGATATATTGGATAAATAACAAAAAATACAAATCTATAGATATACAGCCATTTATATCTTTATTAACTGACAGTAAAATATGTATTTATTCGTCTGATAATAATAAATGTAAATATTTTAAAACTTTTTATAATAAAGAATATAACACTGAATATTGCAGCCATATTATTTCAAATAAAATGCCAAATGTTGACAAGAAATGTTTGGAATGTTATATTTATGATTGGTGCGGTGGCGGATGTTTAGTCGATCAAAAAGATGAAACCTTTTGTGAATCTAGAAAAGACTTTAAATTATTTTTGGATAAAATAAAACTATGAAAATTAATAATCTAATAGCAAATAACATAATAAATTTAAATAAAAATATTGATTTTGATAAATCAATTTCTATATCAGGGCTTTCTGGTTCAGGAAAAACTACATTTTGTAAAGTAGTAAGTGATGAGTCTTTAAAACGTATAGTTACTCTTTTACCAAAGGTAGAATATAGATTTTTATTTTCTGAATTTCTCAAAACAAACTTTTCTGCTCAAAATATTACTAATATACCATTAACTTTTTTTTTAGAAAAAACTTCTACCTCTTCAAATGTTAGATCAACAGTTGGAACTTATACACCTATATTTAAAACTATAAGAAGTTTATTTGCTAAAAAATATAAATGCCCTTCTGAATTTTTCTCATTTAATAATTCTAAATTTTGGTGTAAAAAATGCAAAGGAAGAGGCTATAATGCAATGGTGGAATGTAAAGAATGTAATTCTGAAAGATATTCTGATGAAATAAAAAAATATACTATAACTTGTCATGATAAAGAATATAATATTATTGATTTTAATAAAATGAATATATTTAAATTGATAGAGTTATCTGATGAATTGGGTTTTAATAAAAGTATTAAGAAAATGCTTGATAATATGATAAAATTGAATATTGGATATTTATCATTAGATAGAATAGTTAGTACATTATCAGGCGGTGAAACTACAAGATTATTATTATCAGAATTTATTACATACTCTGTCAATTCTCTTATAATAGCAGATGAATTATCTATAGGATTAGATGAAGATAGTCTATATAATATGCTTGAACAGATTGGTGATCTATCAAACAATAATCAATTATGGCTTATAGATCATAATAATATAGTTATTAATTCAACACAAGAAAAAATTTATTTTGGACCAAAAAGCGGAAAATACGGAGGAAAAATAGTAGATGAATCTCCTAGACCAAAAGAAGAATTTTTTGAAATAAATGAGTCTGAAGCAAAAGATTATTATGTTTTCAGCGATTTAGAAAAACGTAATTTAAAAATAAAAGAATTAAAGATTCCTGAAAACAGACTAATATCAATAGTTGGAGAATCAGGATGCGGAAAATCTACTCTTGTAAATGATTGCATATCGTCTGTTTTTAATAAATTATACAAAAATGCAAAACTAATTTTAATAGGTCAAAATAGAAATCAATCTATAACTTCCAAGTCCACTATTGAAACATTTTTGGATATAAAAAATAATCTATCAAAAATTAAAGATTTGAATAAAAATGCCCCTATAGAAGACATTATAAACATGATAGATACAAATGAGAAGGCATATAAATACCTATCTTCTTTAATAGATTTAGGTTTAGGTTATCTGAATTTAAACAGAAAAATACAAACTCTATCTACAGGTGAATTCCAGTGTGTGCATTTAATTTCAGAATTATTTATAGATTTGAATAAAAAAACTCTATTCATATTTGACGAACCTTCAAAAGGTCTTTCACAAAATATTTTAAATAAATTCATGAAATATATACATAATATATTGAACAATAAAAATATCACTGTAATTATGATAGAACATAATAGCTATATAATAAAACTAAGTGATTTCATAATAGATTTTGGTAAAAGAACAGATAATATAATATCTCACTTAAATATACTTTCTAATTCAAAATACCATGATAATAAAAAGAAAAATAATAAAAATATTATGATAAAATCATCAATTTCTAATAAATCTGGAATAGAGTATTTAAAAGATGAAGAAGTTGAAGATTATTTTAAAAAATCAGAAAATATATTTAAAGGAGGAATATTAAAGAATATATCACAAACTGCTAGATGGATATATGGTGATTATTTTTCAGATGAAGTCATACCTGAAATAGCAATAGATTTTGAAAGTCAGCTTTACAGTAAAAATACATTTTTATATGAAACATTAGGTATAGTAAACAGAATTATTTCTTTGGGGGATAATGTTCTTATAGATGATATAGATATTTTTGATTATTATAATGAAGAAAATTTATGTAAATGCTGCCGCGGAAATTCAGTAATAGATTCTTTTAATATAAATAACATTATAAAAAATAAAGATTCAAATCTTTGGAATGATCTATTTGAAGATGATATAATGAAAGCATTAAAAAATTATAATTTTCAAAAAATAAAATTTTTATTTAAAGAAATAAAAAAAGATTCTAAATTGGATTTGAATAAAGATTTTTCAAAAATGAACCCTGATGAAATAAATACTTTTTTATACGGATATTGGAAAACAGATTTTTATGATTCAGACAAAAAGACTAGAAGATATTGGAAAGGAATAATTTTCTTAATAAAAAAATATATGAAACAGTCTAAGAGCAAATTAAAGGAAATTATAAATAGTTCTAAAGAAGAAATAATATGTCCTATATGTAATGGCAGTATATTAGGTCATAATAATAAATTTTATATAAAGAATAAAGATATAAGAGATATTTTATCTTCTAGTATATCAGAAAATATGAACATATTATCTGATATAGAGCCTATAAATAGTGTAATAGATATACTAGGCAAAGATATAAAATTAAATTATGATGTATCTAATTTGCCTCAGGATAAGCAGGCTAAATTAAAATTATTAGAAATATACTACTCTAGTTTTTACGGATTTTATATAGTACTAAAAAATATAAATCCATTTAAAGATTATGCAAAGAAAATAATAGAAAATATAGCAATAAATAATAAAGTTATAATTTGTGATTATAAAAACATTAATGACACTAAAGAAAATATACTAAACAATGATTTTTCAAATTATAAAATTAATTCATTTGTTTATGAATTATTTGGATTTAAAAAAATATCAACTGAAATTAATAAAATAATAAAAAGCTATCCATGTGAACATTGTAATGGAAAAAAATTAATTAGAGAAGAAGGAGTCTTCGAAGGTATAGATGCATATGAAGTACCTTGTGACATATGCGGTGAAACAGGTATATCGGAAAAGGGGTTAAAACAAATAATAGATGGATATTCTGTAGATACTTGGATTAATGGAACTATATCTGATGTTATAAAAAATAACATTAATATAAAAGACATAAAAGATATAAAAATTTATTCTAAAATTAAAGATTTAAATAAAAAAGAATTAATGAATTTACTGAATTATTTAAAGGAAAAATAATGTTAACATACGATTTAAAAGTTGGATATTCATGCAACAACAGATGTAAGCATTGTGTTATAGCTGACAGCAGTGATAAACTTGCAGATAATAATATAAATATAGATTTAACTACAGAAGAATGTTTAAAACAAATAGATGATCAAGTAAAAAATGGAATCAATAAAATAGTTTTGACCGGCGGAGAAGTTACAATAAGAAAAGATTTTGATACTTTGATAAATAAATGCGTTGAAAATAATTTATCTATAACAATACAAACAAATGGAAGAAGATTAAATAATGATTTTATTTTAAATTCAATAAAAGATGTAGATGATATAAAATTTGTTGTGGCATTGCATGGAGCAAAATCAAATACTCATGATACAATCACTTGTGTAAAAGGAAGTTTTGATGAAACTTGCAAAGGTATTTCAGCAATTATTGATTATAAAAAAATTCTTATATTGAAAGTAGTAATATCCAAAATAAATGCTGAGGAACTTCCAGATATTGTTACTCTTGCAAATAGTTTAGGAGTAAAATACATATGCTTTGCTTTCCCACATGGACAAGGAAATGCTAGGAAGAATTTTGAAGAGGTTATACCAAAATATTCTTATTTGCAGCCTATTTTAGATAAAGTCGTTTCCAATTCAATAAAATATAAAATTAATATAGAATTTGAAGCAATTCCTTTTTGTATACTTCATAAATACATGCATTTAGTAGGAGAATTAAAATATTTAAAAAGTGAAGAAATATGTTCTCAAGTACATGAAGAAGTTTTTGATTGGAATGAAATAAGACATTCTATAAAAAGAAAAGGAGATAATTGCCAAAAATGTGCGTTATATTCCATATGCGAAGGACCTTGGTCTGAATATGTAGAAGCTTTTGGTAGTGATGAATTAAAACCTATAATTGTTTCAGAAGAACAAAAAAATAAAATATTAGAAGCATTAAAACAATTTACATTTTAAGCAAGAGGTGCTTTTGAAATAGTAAATTTTAATCCATAAGGAGTTCTAATATCATTTTCTAAATCTTTTTGAAATCCTTCAATTAATGAAACAGGATCTTTCACTTTTGGACCTATTATAACTTCTCTTAATGCATCTCTATCAAATATATTTAAATAATCTTTGTATAGAGTTTTACTATCTTCATCATATTGAACATCATTATCTGACATTTCTGCCACTTGCAAAATTCTCATTTCCTGTTCTTCTACAAAAGCCGCATCTTTTATAAGATATTGTATATTAATTAATAATTTATATAAAATTTTTAATTTTTCTCTTTCTGTATTGTTTTTTATAAAAATTTCAAAAATTTTATTAAATATATACCCTATTCTATTTTTTAATTTTTCTTCTTCTTTAAGACTGTTATCATTATTCCACTTATAATTGTTTGTTTCATTTAAACCTATTTCTATAGCCTGATAATTAGAAGGAGTTTGATTGAATATTAATTTATTTTCATAATGGTCATAATACATAATACTGTAAATAGGTAAAACATTATTTTTTTTATCTGATATAGGTGTAGATGGATTTTTAAAAAACACATCAAAAAAATTTTTATTAAATACTAAACAAACACCTGTTCCCTCATTTTTATCATCTTTGCTGTATTTAGTGTTTTTACCATATAATCTAAACATAGTTAGAGAATCTCTGACTCTTGTAAAAGAAGTTTGTAAAGCAGCAAATGATATATTTTTCTTTTTTACACCAAAATTATTTTCCATTTCATCATAATTTATATTTATTTCTTTTTTATATAATATATCATTAATTATTTTACCTTCTCTATAATCATTAACTCTTGATACGCTGAACATTTTTAATTTAGATTTATTTTCTTTATATAATTTCATAAATACATCTATGGATATATATGTACATAATTTATCTATATTTCCTTTTTTTCTTACAGATAATAAATCAAGCATAATATACTGCAATATCCATAATTTTTTATATTCATATATATTATTTACATCTGGTTTAACAATATAATTAAAATATTCTTCTTTTTCCCATATAATGTCAAGATTACAAATTTTATCTATAATATTTGTAAAACTATTATCAAATTTATCATTTACTTTATCTAAATAAAATATTATATTATGAACAATGAAATTTATATTTATAATATTACTATACTTATCTAAAATTTTTGTATCTTCAAATATATCAAAAAAACTATTAATCTCTTTTTCGCATATACATTTAGATATAATAACATTACAATATCCTATAAAAGCATTTGTATATATATCTTCGCTATCACTATTCATAGCTCTTTTATAATCATAAATAATTTTATTTAGATCATCATTATTATTGTTATATTTATTATGTAATGCATTTGCTTTATATACATGATATTTATAATCTTTATCATTACCATTATTTATTATCTCATTATATATTTCTATTGCCTTATCATATGATGACTCCTCATTATATACTAATGCTAGTAATTTTTTAGATTTATCATATGTATTATTTTGTAATAATTTTTCTATTTTATCAAAAAAAGATTTTTTTTCATTTTCATCTGAAAGTAAAGCTAATTGGTAATATACTTTAGATATATAATAGTTTATTTCATTTTGATCATTTTGATTATTTTTTTTCTCATCTTCTAGAAATTTTATACATTCATCATATTTTTTACTATAAAATAATTCATTAAATTTACATAATAGCATAAATACCTCCTAACAATTATTAATATAGGACAATATATATTTTTTATTTCTATTCTATACTG encodes:
- a CDS encoding radical SAM protein; the protein is MDKGITLILNLVGNACNMNCSYCYEHDTIKYDTINNLNIAKINDVKEFLSSFIDYHHIHILFHGGEPLLYGKDLIKDILKFIKTNFLNKYTIQIQTNGLLIDDDFINIFLDYNVQLSISLDPIGDMDLRKANNFEYRKVVISNISKYIKKIDTIGIVSVAHKYNINYFKEFIDELINYKIKFLTINKIRYSTHNTDYYITEKEYNKMLKEILIYWINNKKYKSIDIQPFISLLTDSKICIYSSDNNKCKYFKTFYNKEYNTEYCSHIISNKMPNVDKKCLECYIYDWCGGGCLVDQKDETFCESRKDFKLFLDKIKL
- a CDS encoding radical SAM protein; its protein translation is MLTYDLKVGYSCNNRCKHCVIADSSDKLADNNINIDLTTEECLKQIDDQVKNGINKIVLTGGEVTIRKDFDTLINKCVENNLSITIQTNGRRLNNDFILNSIKDVDDIKFVVALHGAKSNTHDTITCVKGSFDETCKGISAIIDYKKILILKVVISKINAEELPDIVTLANSLGVKYICFAFPHGQGNARKNFEEVIPKYSYLQPILDKVVSNSIKYKINIEFEAIPFCILHKYMHLVGELKYLKSEEICSQVHEEVFDWNEIRHSIKRKGDNCQKCALYSICEGPWSEYVEAFGSDELKPIIVSEEQKNKILEALKQFTF
- a CDS encoding ATP-binding cassette domain-containing protein, which codes for MKINNLIANNIINLNKNIDFDKSISISGLSGSGKTTFCKVVSDESLKRIVTLLPKVEYRFLFSEFLKTNFSAQNITNIPLTFFLEKTSTSSNVRSTVGTYTPIFKTIRSLFAKKYKCPSEFFSFNNSKFWCKKCKGRGYNAMVECKECNSERYSDEIKKYTITCHDKEYNIIDFNKMNIFKLIELSDELGFNKSIKKMLDNMIKLNIGYLSLDRIVSTLSGGETTRLLLSEFITYSVNSLIIADELSIGLDEDSLYNMLEQIGDLSNNNQLWLIDHNNIVINSTQEKIYFGPKSGKYGGKIVDESPRPKEEFFEINESEAKDYYVFSDLEKRNLKIKELKIPENRLISIVGESGCGKSTLVNDCISSVFNKLYKNAKLILIGQNRNQSITSKSTIETFLDIKNNLSKIKDLNKNAPIEDIINMIDTNEKAYKYLSSLIDLGLGYLNLNRKIQTLSTGEFQCVHLISELFIDLNKKTLFIFDEPSKGLSQNILNKFMKYIHNILNNKNITVIMIEHNSYIIKLSDFIIDFGKRTDNIISHLNILSNSKYHDNKKKNNKNIMIKSSISNKSGIEYLKDEEVEDYFKKSENIFKGGILKNISQTARWIYGDYFSDEVIPEIAIDFESQLYSKNTFLYETLGIVNRIISLGDNVLIDDIDIFDYYNEENLCKCCRGNSVIDSFNINNIIKNKDSNLWNDLFEDDIMKALKNYNFQKIKFLFKEIKKDSKLDLNKDFSKMNPDEINTFLYGYWKTDFYDSDKKTRRYWKGIIFLIKKYMKQSKSKLKEIINSSKEEIICPICNGSILGHNNKFYIKNKDIRDILSSSISENMNILSDIEPINSVIDILGKDIKLNYDVSNLPQDKQAKLKLLEIYYSSFYGFYIVLKNINPFKDYAKKIIENIAINNKVIICDYKNINDTKENILNNDFSNYKINSFVYELFGFKKISTEINKIIKSYPCEHCNGKKLIREEGVFEGIDAYEVPCDICGETGISEKGLKQIIDGYSVDTWINGTISDVIKNNINIKDIKDIKIYSKIKDLNKKELMNLLNYLKEK
- a CDS encoding DUF2971 domain-containing protein: MLLCKFNELFYSKKYDECIKFLEDEKKNNQNDQNEINYYISKVYYQLALLSDENEKKSFFDKIEKLLQNNTYDKSKKLLALVYNEESSYDKAIEIYNEIINNGNDKDYKYHVYKANALHNKYNNNNDDLNKIIYDYKRAMNSDSEDIYTNAFIGYCNVIISKCICEKEINSFFDIFEDTKILDKYSNIININFIVHNIIFYLDKVNDKFDNSFTNIIDKICNLDIIWEKEEYFNYIVKPDVNNIYEYKKLWILQYIMLDLLSVRKKGNIDKLCTYISIDVFMKLYKENKSKLKMFSVSRVNDYREGKIINDILYKKEININYDEMENNFGVKKKNISFAALQTSFTRVRDSLTMFRLYGKNTKYSKDDKNEGTGVCLVFNKNFFDVFFKNPSTPISDKKNNVLPIYSIMYYDHYENKLIFNQTPSNYQAIEIGLNETNNYKWNNDNSLKEEEKLKNRIGYIFNKIFEIFIKNNTEREKLKILYKLLINIQYLIKDAAFVEEQEMRILQVAEMSDNDVQYDEDSKTLYKDYLNIFDRDALREVIIGPKVKDPVSLIEGFQKDLENDIRTPYGLKFTISKAPLA